CTGAATAACCATATCTTCACAATTTGATGGTAATGAATATGAAGCAATGTTCCAACCTCTCATACGCATTCTGTCAGATAAATCAAAAAGATTAAAACCAGGGTTCACGCCTTTTTTAAGTACCCAAGCTGCACCCGGAACTCCACCTTTACCATCGTATAAAATATCGAAAAGTCCAATTTTATCTATCTCTTTAGCTATATATTGCCCGTGATCAGAACATGCTTGTTGAATAGCAGTATAACCTTCACGGCCTAAGCGTAAAAAGTTGAAATATTGAGAAATAATCTGTCCGCCTGGTCTTGAGAAATTTAATGCAAATGTTGGCATGTTTCCACCTAAATAATTTACATTAAAAATTAAATCTTCAGGCAAATCCTCTTTTGTTCTCCAAACAACCCATCCAACACCTAAAGGTGATAATCCGAATTTATGTCCAGATGTATTAATAGATTTTACTCGTGGTAATTTAAAATCCCACACAACATCTTGATGAATAAATGGTGCTAAAAAACCTCCACTAGCCCCATCAACGTGAATTGGAATATCTAACCCGGTATCTTTTTGTAACTTATCTAACGCATCATTTACAGCTTTTACATTTTCATATTGCAATGTAAATGTAACACCTAAAGTTGGTACAACCCCAATTGTATTTTCATCCACACGTTTTAAAACTTCTTCTGGTGTCATTAATAACCTTCCATGCTCCATTGGAATTTCACGAATTTCAACATCAAAATAACGTGCGAATTTATGCCAGCAAATTTGCACTGGCCCAGTAACTATATTTGGTTTATCTGTAGGTTTACCTGCCTTTTGGCGTTTTTCTCTCCACTTCCATTTTAAAGCTAAACCACCTAACATTGCAGCTTCACTAGACCCAGTTGTAGAACAACCTAATGTTGTTTCACTAGCAGGTGAATTCCATAAATCAGCTAAAATGTGAACGCAACGATTTTCAATCTCAGCGGTTTGTGGATATTCATCTTTATCTATCATATTTTTGTCAATACT
This genomic window from Flavobacterium agricola contains:
- a CDS encoding glutamate decarboxylase, with product MALHSVNKQKKDQFPDAYSGRISLQDGSVYKLPKTSNDPKSVKDLILDELLLDGNAKQNLSTFCQTFLGDEIHEIMDKSIDKNMIDKDEYPQTAEIENRCVHILADLWNSPASETTLGCSTTGSSEAAMLGGLALKWKWREKRQKAGKPTDKPNIVTGPVQICWHKFARYFDVEIREIPMEHGRLLMTPEEVLKRVDENTIGVVPTLGVTFTLQYENVKAVNDALDKLQKDTGLDIPIHVDGASGGFLAPFIHQDVVWDFKLPRVKSINTSGHKFGLSPLGVGWVVWRTKEDLPEDLIFNVNYLGGNMPTFALNFSRPGGQIISQYFNFLRLGREGYTAIQQACSDHGQYIAKEIDKIGLFDILYDGKGGVPGAAWVLKKGVNPGFNLFDLSDRMRMRGWNIASYSLPSNCEDMVIQRVLVRYGFSHDMATLMIEDLKRCIEFFKKHPVTSSSDADDSATFHH